From Rhizobium favelukesii:
CCATCACGGTCGCGCCGTGTCGAAGTGACAGGTTTTCTGTGAGAACGCCGACCAGTTCGGAGACCCGCAAGCCTGCCCCGAAGCAAAGGTGCATCATGGCCCGGTCGCGCACGCCAAAGCGTGTCGCAAGATCGGGAACGTTGAGGATTGCTCGCATTTCCTCCATTGTCAGGTGACGGATGAGCTTCTGGTCGTGGCGCTTGGCCGGGATCGTATGGACCCGGCCAATCTGCTCTAGGGCGGAGGGCACCTTGTGCTCCACATAGCGCATGAACGTCTTGATGGCAGCAAGCCGAACATTGCGCGTAGACGCGCTATTGCCGCGATCGTGTTCAATGTAACCAAGGAAGGCGACGATCATCGGTGCGTCGAGATCCTCAATCGTCAGCAAAGAGGGACGGGTGCCCAGCCGTTTCGCCGCATAGTCGAACAATAGTTTGAAGCAGTACGCATAGGTCTCGCAGGTTTGCGGACTGTAACCCCTTTGTCGGGGCATATAGTCACGCAGAAAGCTGGTGATGAGTGGAGCGAGCTTCGTCATACGTCACCCTCCCCAATCAGCTTTTCCGCGGCCGCTGCGATATCGACCATCATTTCTGGCGTCGCCTGGAGATACCAGTATGTATTGTGGATACTGGCATGACCCAAGTAGGTCGACAGGGCGACGAAGTGCTTGGCAATCGTGCCGCGCTCGGCGCCGCATTGTTCCAGGACACGGGTTGCGAAGGTATGTCGAAGATCATGGATGCGCGGCTGTCGACTTCGATCCGGAGCGATGCCCGCTCGTCGCAGGATGCAGCGGAATGCATAGTTCACCGTCGATGGGTAAAGCTGTCGGTGCTTGACGGATGGGAAGAGCCAATCGCTCTCGCCTGCAAGTTGGCATCGCGCGTCAAGATAGCCTTTGAGCGCCTCGACGACGGTCGCGTGCAGCGGCACCAACCGGCTTTTACGGAACTTGGTTTCGCGAATGTGTAACACGCCGTCATGCAGAATGTCATCAAGCCTGAGCGCAAGAGCCTCGGAGACACGCAGTCCAGTGGATGCAATCAACCCAAAAAGCATGGCATAGAGTTCGCGACGCAGCGGATTGGGCCTTTGGCGCCTTAGATGACCGGTAGTATCGAGAATCCGGGCTATCTCGTCCGCTGTATAGATGTAGGGAACCGGCCTATTGGTGATCCGCTTGATATCTGGGGGCGGTATCTCGTGGCGAGGGTCTTCCGCCTGCAGGAAGCGAGCAAACAGGATAATGGCTGTCAGGCGATGCGCCATGGCGTTTGGGCTTTTGGCCGCCATGGGCAACCACGTAAGAGCTGTTGCAGTGCGAATGTGGCTCTCGCCGCGTTCCGCTGCAAAGCGCGCGAACGCGAGAAGATGCCGTTCGGCCTGCACAAGCTTATAACCTAGCGCGCGGCGCAGACTGATATAGCGGTTGACGTCGGCACTCAGCATGGCAACCTCCCGCCCCATGGTTGCGCGATCTCGGACAAGAGGCCGATGTCTACCTTGGCGTAGAGCGCGGTCGTTGATGGAGAACGGTGACGCAACACGGCTCCAACGCCGGCAAGGCTTGCGCCGTCACGCAGCATCGCGGTCGCCGCCGAGTGCCGCAGCACATGCGCACCTCGATGGACACTTTCAATCCCCGCTCTGTCGAGTGTGCGGCGCACGATACATTTCACGGCAATTCGGCTGAGTGGCCTGATCGGTGCAATATCCGTCAGGAACACTCGAGTCGTCGCAATGCGCGGCCTTGCCCGCTCGATATAAGCTAAAATGGCATCGCCAACGTCTTGAGGTAGCGGGAGCCGTTCCTCCCGCCGGGCCTTGCCGACAAGCGTTATTCGGCCATTTTTCCAATCAATGTCACAGAAAGTGAGATTAGCGACTTCGCTGGCCCTGAGGCCCAGCCGAGCCAGGAGCAGCATGACAGCGCGGTCGCGTAACCTGCTTTCTCCGTCACAAGTGGCAAGGAGGCGGTCGATATCACTTTGCCCAAGGAAACGCGGTGTCGTCGCCAGTTGCCAGCTCGCAAAGCTCGGAACCGCATATTGCCGGCCGATTGGGCATTGCCCGATCGCCACAAGATATTTGAGG
This genomic window contains:
- a CDS encoding tyrosine-type recombinase/integrase, whose amino-acid sequence is SKKARAPQGAAGLFLSYLHEKKILPPELHPSLEETWPTLAAFRCWMREQRGIKDSTLDTYQPILIDLLVSLGTDPEVYTAAAIRGFVLDRAKPHGRARAQSITVATRAYLKYLVAIGQCPIGRQYAVPSFASWQLATTPRFLGQSDIDRLLATCDGESRLRDRAVMLLLARLGLRASEVANLTFCDIDWKNGRITLVGKARREERLPLPQDVGDAILAYIERARPRIATTRVFLTDIAPIRPLSRIAVKCIVRRTLDRAGIESVHRGAHVLRHSAATAMLRDGASLAGVGAVLRHRSPSTTALYAKVDIGLLSEIAQPWGGRLPC
- a CDS encoding tyrosine-type recombinase/integrase; amino-acid sequence: MLSADVNRYISLRRALGYKLVQAERHLLAFARFAAERGESHIRTATALTWLPMAAKSPNAMAHRLTAIILFARFLQAEDPRHEIPPPDIKRITNRPVPYIYTADEIARILDTTGHLRRQRPNPLRRELYAMLFGLIASTGLRVSEALALRLDDILHDGVLHIRETKFRKSRLVPLHATVVEALKGYLDARCQLAGESDWLFPSVKHRQLYPSTVNYAFRCILRRAGIAPDRSRQPRIHDLRHTFATRVLEQCGAERGTIAKHFVALSTYLGHASIHNTYWYLQATPEMMVDIAAAAEKLIGEGDV
- a CDS encoding tyrosine-type recombinase/integrase → MTKLAPLITSFLRDYMPRQRGYSPQTCETYAYCFKLLFDYAAKRLGTRPSLLTIEDLDAPMIVAFLGYIEHDRGNSASTRNVRLAAIKTFMRYVEHKVPSALEQIGRVHTIPAKRHDQKLIRHLTMEEMRAILNVPDLATRFGVRDRAMMHLCFGAGLRVSELVGVLTENLSLRHGATVMVQGKGRKERCLPLWKDTARDLRAWLSVRGLVRVPELFVNAQGDAMTRAGFEYILDKHVRKAAETCTSLRDQSVSPHQLRHSCAVIMLQATHDIRKVALWLGHTDIRTTEVYLRMDPTEKLEAVEAVVPPELRRGRFKAPDALIASLLSDLETPARSDRLQI